One Peromyscus leucopus breed LL Stock chromosome 14, UCI_PerLeu_2.1, whole genome shotgun sequence genomic window carries:
- the Gstz1 gene encoding maleylacetoacetate isomerase isoform X1, protein MAGGGGTLKDPETRDGSRTTTPSSAGGGGGAQTTAGPPSSPTLAPWTPLGLSHLPVPRADFLGWPTCEMQAGKPVLYSYFRSSCSWRVRIALALKGIDYETVPINLVKDGGQQFSEDFQTLNPMKQVPALKIDGIVIGQSLAIMEYLEETRPTPRLLPQDPQKKAIVRMISDLIASGIQPLQNLSVLKQVGQEKQLPWAQKVITSGFNALEQILQSTAGKYCVGDEVTMADVCLAPQVANAERFKVDLSPYPTISHINKALLALEAFQVSHPCRQPDTPAELRT, encoded by the exons ATGGCGGGAGGCGGAGGGACGCTGAAGGACCCAGAGACCCGGGACGGCTCacgaactacaactcccagcagCGCCGGGGGCGGAGGCGGGGCCCAGACGACGGCGGGGCCCCCATCTAGTCCGACCCTCGCTCCTTGGACCCCGCTAGGCCTCAGTCATCTTCCGGTCCCGAGAGCTGACTTTCTTGGCTGGCCGACGTGCGAGATGCAAGCCGGGAAG ccagTCCTCTACTCCTATTTCCGAAGCTCCTGTTCATGGAGAGTTCGAATCG CTCTGGCACTGAAAGGCATCGACTACGAGACGGTGCCCATCAACCTCGTAAAGGATGGGGGCCAGCAG TTCTCTGAGGATTTTCAGACCCTGAATCCCATGAAGCAAGTGCCAGCCCTGAAGATTGATGGAATCGTCATTGGCCAGTCA CTGGCCATCATGGAGTACCTGGAAGAGACGCGGCCCACCCCACGTCTCCTGCCTCAGGACCCACAGAAAAAAGCCATTGTGCGCATGATCTCCGACCTCATCGCTAGTGGCATCCAGCCCCTTCAG AACCTGTCTGTCCTGAAGCAAGTGGGGCAGGAGAAGCAGTTGCCTTGGGCCCAGAAGGTTATCACTTCCGGCTTTAATG CTCTGGAGCAGATTCTGCAGAGCACGGCCGGGAAGTACTGTGTGGGAGATGAG GTGACCATGGCTGATGTGTGCCTGGCGCCCCAGGTGGCAAATGCTGAAAG GTTCAAGGTGGACCTCAGCCCCTACCCTACCATCAGTCACATCAACAAGGCCCTGCTGGCCTTAGAGGCTTTCCAGGTGTCTCACCCCTGTCGACAGCCAGATACACCTGCTGAGCTGAGGACCTAG
- the Gstz1 gene encoding maleylacetoacetate isomerase isoform X2 produces MTDKPVLYSYFRSSCSWRVRIALALKGIDYETVPINLVKDGGQQFSEDFQTLNPMKQVPALKIDGIVIGQSLAIMEYLEETRPTPRLLPQDPQKKAIVRMISDLIASGIQPLQNLSVLKQVGQEKQLPWAQKVITSGFNALEQILQSTAGKYCVGDEVTMADVCLAPQVANAERFKVDLSPYPTISHINKALLALEAFQVSHPCRQPDTPAELRT; encoded by the exons ATGACTGACAAG ccagTCCTCTACTCCTATTTCCGAAGCTCCTGTTCATGGAGAGTTCGAATCG CTCTGGCACTGAAAGGCATCGACTACGAGACGGTGCCCATCAACCTCGTAAAGGATGGGGGCCAGCAG TTCTCTGAGGATTTTCAGACCCTGAATCCCATGAAGCAAGTGCCAGCCCTGAAGATTGATGGAATCGTCATTGGCCAGTCA CTGGCCATCATGGAGTACCTGGAAGAGACGCGGCCCACCCCACGTCTCCTGCCTCAGGACCCACAGAAAAAAGCCATTGTGCGCATGATCTCCGACCTCATCGCTAGTGGCATCCAGCCCCTTCAG AACCTGTCTGTCCTGAAGCAAGTGGGGCAGGAGAAGCAGTTGCCTTGGGCCCAGAAGGTTATCACTTCCGGCTTTAATG CTCTGGAGCAGATTCTGCAGAGCACGGCCGGGAAGTACTGTGTGGGAGATGAG GTGACCATGGCTGATGTGTGCCTGGCGCCCCAGGTGGCAAATGCTGAAAG GTTCAAGGTGGACCTCAGCCCCTACCCTACCATCAGTCACATCAACAAGGCCCTGCTGGCCTTAGAGGCTTTCCAGGTGTCTCACCCCTGTCGACAGCCAGATACACCTGCTGAGCTGAGGACCTAG